The Candidatus Methylacidiphilales bacterium genome contains a region encoding:
- a CDS encoding ABC transporter ATP-binding protein — protein sequence MNTDLLEITDLKVAYGAILALHGISLKVGQGKIVTLIGANGAGKSTTLNAVSGLLPLSSGSIRYDGVEIAARPAHERVGLGLSQVPEGRMVFSNLTVRENLLMGAYCRKDQKEISKDLEYIHAIFPRLKERESQMAGTLSGGEQQMLAIGRALMAKPKCLMLDEPSLGIAPILVETIFEKIIEINRELGIGILLIEQNANLALEISHYGYVLETGKIVLEGESSSLRRNEQVKKCYLGG from the coding sequence ATGAACACGGACCTGCTTGAGATAACGGATTTGAAGGTTGCCTACGGGGCTATCCTGGCCCTGCACGGCATATCATTGAAAGTCGGGCAGGGAAAGATAGTGACATTGATTGGCGCCAACGGCGCGGGCAAATCCACCACATTGAACGCCGTCAGTGGGCTCCTGCCGCTGAGCTCCGGCAGCATTCGTTATGACGGCGTTGAAATTGCCGCGCGACCCGCGCATGAACGCGTCGGTTTGGGACTGTCGCAGGTTCCCGAGGGACGGATGGTTTTTTCCAATCTCACGGTGCGCGAAAATCTTCTCATGGGTGCCTATTGCAGGAAGGACCAGAAGGAAATTTCGAAAGACCTGGAGTACATCCACGCGATTTTTCCGCGCCTGAAGGAAAGGGAATCGCAGATGGCGGGTACGCTCAGCGGCGGCGAGCAGCAGATGCTGGCCATCGGACGCGCGTTGATGGCCAAGCCCAAATGTTTGATGCTCGACGAGCCGTCGCTCGGCATCGCGCCGATTTTGGTGGAAACGATTTTTGAAAAGATCATCGAAATCAACCGCGAACTCGGGATCGGCATTTTATTGATCGAGCAGAACGCCAACCTCGCGCTGGAAATTTCGCACTACGGGTATGTACTGGAGACCGGAAAAATTGTCCTGGAGGGGGAATCTTCAAGCCTGCGCCGGAACGAGCAGGTGAAGAAATGTTATCTGGGCGGGTGA
- a CDS encoding AAA family ATPase produces the protein MDPIKNPFSPGAGSPPPELVGRDPILEQARILLGRVRQKRPEKSMLLTGLRGVGKTVLLNEIEYMAKTAGYRTIAIEAHEDKTLGPLIAPHLRTLLYDLNRMAGAGNKVKRGLAVLGSFVGALKLTVGDVTFGLDIDPEKGAADSGDLEIDLPNLFAAVAEAAEERKTAVAVLIDEIQYFNQKELGALIMAMHKMQQRQLPLVLLGAGLPILPGLAGDSKSYAERLFNFPDIGALSKEDAAKALRDPTRSAGVKFEDQALAEVFRLTKGYPYFLQEWGYQSWNLAEASPITLKTVKGATAKVIPRLDQNFFRVRFDRLTPSEKNFLRAIAELGSGAHRTGDIADSLRVKISTLGPVRAKLIKKGMIYSPAHGDMAFTVPLFNEFMIRAIPEFKP, from the coding sequence ATGGATCCGATCAAAAACCCCTTTTCCCCCGGTGCCGGGTCGCCGCCTCCCGAGTTGGTGGGCCGCGACCCCATTCTCGAGCAAGCACGGATTTTGCTCGGGCGGGTCAGGCAAAAGAGGCCCGAGAAAAGCATGTTGCTGACCGGACTTCGCGGAGTGGGCAAGACGGTACTGCTCAATGAGATTGAGTACATGGCAAAAACAGCGGGATACCGGACTATTGCCATCGAAGCGCACGAAGACAAAACCCTCGGGCCGTTGATCGCTCCTCACTTGCGCACACTTCTTTATGATTTGAATCGAATGGCTGGAGCTGGGAACAAGGTCAAGCGGGGGCTAGCCGTCTTGGGGAGCTTCGTGGGCGCCCTCAAGCTTACGGTGGGAGATGTTACGTTTGGATTGGACATTGATCCGGAAAAGGGAGCAGCCGACAGCGGTGATCTGGAGATTGATCTGCCCAATCTTTTTGCCGCCGTTGCTGAAGCGGCCGAAGAGAGAAAGACTGCGGTGGCCGTGTTGATTGATGAAATTCAATACTTCAATCAGAAAGAACTCGGGGCGCTAATCATGGCAATGCACAAGATGCAGCAGCGGCAGCTTCCACTTGTGCTGTTAGGGGCCGGCCTGCCAATTCTTCCCGGCCTTGCAGGCGACTCCAAATCGTATGCCGAGCGATTGTTTAACTTTCCAGACATTGGCGCACTGTCGAAAGAGGATGCCGCAAAAGCGTTGCGCGATCCAACACGGTCGGCGGGAGTGAAATTTGAAGATCAGGCACTGGCAGAAGTATTTCGGTTGACGAAAGGCTATCCGTATTTTCTCCAGGAATGGGGCTATCAGTCATGGAATTTGGCGGAAGCCAGCCCGATTACGCTGAAAACCGTCAAGGGGGCCACCGCGAAGGTCATTCCTCGACTCGATCAGAATTTCTTCCGCGTGCGTTTTGATCGTCTGACTCCCAGCGAGAAGAATTTCCTGAGGGCCATCGCCGAACTCGGTTCTGGGGCTCACAGAACCGGTGATATCGCAGATAGCTTGAGGGTGAAGATCAGCACGTTGGGGCCGGTACGGGCCAAGTTAATCAAGAAAGGAATGATCTACAGTCCCGCGCATGGCGACATGGCGTTCACAGTGCCGTTGTTCAACGAGTTCATGATTCGGGCGATTCCAGAGTTCAAACCGTAA
- a CDS encoding pyruvate formate lyase family protein, whose translation MNERLNEIKARTRKAGGAYNELRREDKIDVTQECEREGLSWSRRISRKLLRFCEAETPVIFPDERIVFARTLPHAGDQMVPEDIRKRCEEEGLRVGFPMENVCADWDMALSQGLLGRREAALAARKRFARDVQATEFLDAAIESIDAVLILTEKYAKAARTLGMEEVAAILARVPAGKPGGFHEALQSLRILHAAVWMSGAMHVGLGRFDQYMWPYMRMDLDAKRLTTEQAEELLAEFFISLNKDSDLYPGVQVGDNGQSLMLGGMKRDGSPGENPLTWMCLRVSRDVNMIDPKLNLRVTSKTNPELLVEAAKLTRMGLGFPQYSNDDVVIPALVAHQYSLEDARDYTVAACWEFIIPGTGMDVPNINALSFPAAVDKAIRQGLAENSEFEKILELTKSNIAEQVNLFINDKRPSKFWPPNPYYSALMTGCLEKGKDFNNGGAKYYNYGIHGSGSTNAADALTAVKTLVFDEDACDRKELLMALESDFQNNPTLRQKLQNCQKSGNDHDLPDLMLKNLFDWFADACEAIPDNGRGGIVRPGSGSAMFYIWLAKKKGMLEPSVGATADGRHEGDYFGCSLAPAPGVLIDGPFSELRTFSAIDFRRICNGGPITMELSDTVFRGDDALSKVGALVRAFATLGCQQLQLNTLNKETLLDARLHPERHKNLIVRVWGWSGYFCELDGEYQNHIIARHCHEF comes from the coding sequence ATGAATGAGCGGCTGAATGAGATCAAGGCGAGGACGAGAAAGGCAGGTGGCGCCTACAATGAACTGCGTCGAGAAGACAAGATTGACGTGACGCAGGAATGCGAAAGAGAAGGCCTTTCCTGGTCGCGGCGTATTTCCCGAAAACTTCTGCGGTTCTGCGAAGCCGAAACGCCCGTCATCTTTCCGGATGAACGGATTGTCTTCGCCCGGACGCTTCCTCATGCGGGGGACCAGATGGTTCCCGAGGACATTCGGAAGCGCTGCGAGGAAGAAGGGCTTCGTGTCGGCTTCCCGATGGAGAATGTTTGCGCCGATTGGGACATGGCTCTTTCCCAGGGGCTTCTAGGACGCAGGGAAGCGGCACTGGCCGCGCGAAAGAGGTTTGCGCGGGATGTGCAGGCCACGGAATTTCTGGATGCGGCAATCGAGAGCATTGATGCGGTTTTGATTTTGACCGAGAAATATGCCAAGGCAGCCAGGACGCTGGGAATGGAGGAAGTCGCCGCAATCCTTGCTCGTGTGCCTGCTGGAAAGCCCGGAGGTTTTCATGAAGCATTGCAGAGTCTTCGCATTCTTCATGCAGCAGTATGGATGAGCGGGGCCATGCATGTTGGGCTGGGACGTTTCGACCAGTACATGTGGCCCTATATGCGCATGGATCTTGATGCGAAACGCCTCACCACGGAGCAGGCTGAGGAGCTTCTTGCGGAGTTCTTCATATCGCTCAACAAAGATTCCGATTTGTATCCCGGTGTGCAGGTGGGGGACAATGGACAGTCGCTGATGCTCGGAGGCATGAAGCGTGACGGCTCTCCCGGCGAAAATCCGCTGACATGGATGTGTCTGCGCGTTTCCCGGGACGTTAACATGATCGATCCGAAGCTGAACCTTCGCGTCACAAGCAAAACGAATCCCGAGTTGCTCGTGGAGGCGGCGAAGCTGACCCGTATGGGACTGGGATTTCCCCAATACTCAAACGACGATGTCGTCATACCAGCCCTTGTCGCGCATCAATATTCTTTGGAAGACGCCCGGGATTACACCGTGGCGGCCTGCTGGGAATTTATCATTCCGGGTACTGGAATGGACGTGCCGAACATCAACGCGCTCTCCTTCCCGGCAGCGGTTGACAAAGCCATCCGTCAGGGGTTGGCGGAGAATTCCGAATTTGAAAAAATACTGGAACTCACCAAAAGCAACATTGCGGAGCAGGTCAACTTGTTCATCAACGACAAGAGACCAAGTAAATTTTGGCCTCCAAATCCTTACTACTCTGCGCTGATGACAGGCTGTCTTGAGAAAGGCAAGGACTTCAACAACGGAGGGGCAAAATATTACAACTACGGAATCCACGGAAGCGGCTCGACCAACGCGGCCGATGCCCTGACCGCCGTCAAAACCCTGGTTTTCGATGAGGACGCTTGTGACAGGAAGGAACTGCTCATGGCATTGGAATCCGATTTTCAGAATAACCCAACCCTGCGCCAAAAACTTCAGAACTGCCAAAAGTCGGGAAACGATCATGACCTGCCCGATCTCATGCTCAAAAATCTTTTCGACTGGTTCGCTGACGCCTGCGAAGCCATCCCGGACAACGGACGCGGAGGAATTGTGCGCCCCGGATCGGGATCGGCGATGTTCTACATTTGGCTTGCGAAGAAAAAGGGAATGCTCGAACCATCCGTGGGCGCCACAGCGGATGGGCGGCATGAAGGAGACTACTTCGGCTGCAGCCTCGCCCCGGCTCCGGGTGTTCTGATTGACGGACCTTTCAGCGAACTGCGCACCTTCAGCGCGATCGACTTCCGCCGGATTTGCAACGGAGGCCCGATCACAATGGAGTTGTCCGATACTGTCTTCCGGGGAGACGATGCCCTGTCAAAAGTAGGCGCACTTGTCCGGGCCTTTGCCACGCTCGGCTGCCAGCAATTGCAATTAAACACTCTGAACAAGGAAACCCTGCTCGACGCCCGGTTACATCCCGAACGGCATAAAAACCTCATCGTCCGGGTTTGGGGCTGGAGCGGCTACTTCTGTGAGCTCGATGGCGAATATCAAAATCATATCATCGCACGTCATTGTCATGAATTTTGA
- a CDS encoding C4-type zinc ribbon domain-containing protein yields the protein MSAHLEQLLILQERDIRLQRSQKELDILPHEEKVIADRLAHQSRDFEDLKLKARQIESDRKQLELAVKSKEDSIHKYETQQFQTKKNDEYQALGHEIERARQEIGQTEDKELTLMEQYEQAQKDIVTEGAKVKDYEKVAATRREELLKKKAVLEQQIKDLKAETAELEKQIPAPDLSLYRRILQSKGDIAVVPIIHGTNCNGCHMKLTQQTILQAKGGQKLILCENCGRIVYWQLP from the coding sequence ATGTCCGCGCACCTGGAGCAGCTTCTCATCCTACAAGAACGTGATATCCGCCTCCAACGCTCCCAAAAGGAACTCGACATCCTCCCCCACGAAGAAAAGGTGATTGCCGACCGTCTGGCGCACCAGTCCAGGGATTTCGAGGACCTGAAGCTCAAGGCCCGCCAGATCGAAAGCGACCGGAAGCAGCTCGAATTGGCGGTTAAATCCAAGGAAGACTCGATCCACAAATACGAGACGCAGCAATTTCAAACGAAAAAGAACGACGAGTACCAGGCGCTCGGCCATGAGATCGAACGCGCCCGACAGGAGATCGGCCAGACCGAGGACAAAGAGCTGACGCTCATGGAACAATACGAACAGGCGCAAAAGGATATCGTCACGGAAGGCGCCAAGGTCAAGGACTACGAAAAAGTCGCCGCCACACGCCGCGAAGAACTTCTCAAGAAAAAGGCCGTGCTCGAGCAGCAGATAAAAGATTTAAAAGCAGAGACCGCCGAGCTCGAAAAGCAAATCCCAGCGCCCGACCTTTCGCTTTACCGCAGGATTCTGCAAAGCAAGGGCGACATTGCGGTCGTCCCCATCATACACGGCACGAACTGCAACGGCTGCCACATGAAACTCACCCAGCAAACCATCCTGCAAGCCAAGGGCGGGCAAAAGCTGATCCTCTGCGAAAATTGCGGGCGCATCGTCTATTGGCAGTTGCCGTAG
- a CDS encoding type II toxin-antitoxin system HicA family toxin, with protein MRQLLADLERAGFVNRGGNGSHRNYEHPKGLRVTVSGQPGDDARHYQEKEVKRKIQESAK; from the coding sequence ATACGGCAGCTTCTTGCAGACCTTGAACGGGCGGGTTTTGTGAATCGAGGCGGCAATGGCAGCCATCGTAATTATGAACATCCGAAAGGGCTGCGTGTGACGGTGTCTGGACAACCCGGCGATGACGCCCGCCACTACCAGGAAAAGGAAGTGAAACGGAAAATCCAGGAGAGCGCCAAATGA
- a CDS encoding GNAT family N-acetyltransferase has translation MKNEPNQNLTEVNGLILIRPLSATDDMAALTGLIHAAYSKHAAKDLRYWATHQTPEDTAKRFALGHGLIAELNGAIVGTITVRPPQPESPIELFRDPDTWTLFQFAVSPQFQGMGIGSRLHQAALTYAAAHGGRVIALDTAAPATDLIEFYRRWGYQVVGECDWRPRTNYPSVILSRPIAETKTLDKES, from the coding sequence ATGAAAAACGAGCCGAACCAGAACCTGACCGAGGTCAACGGCCTCATCCTGATCCGCCCCCTTTCTGCCACTGACGATATGGCAGCCCTGACCGGGCTGATCCATGCCGCCTATTCCAAACACGCCGCCAAGGATCTTCGCTACTGGGCCACGCACCAAACTCCGGAAGACACCGCCAAACGCTTTGCCCTCGGCCACGGCTTGATCGCCGAGCTCAACGGCGCAATTGTCGGAACGATTACAGTCCGCCCTCCCCAGCCTGAGTCGCCTATTGAATTGTTCCGCGATCCAGACACCTGGACCCTTTTTCAGTTTGCCGTTTCACCGCAGTTTCAAGGCATGGGAATTGGCAGTCGTCTGCACCAGGCCGCCCTGACTTATGCGGCGGCGCACGGCGGCCGGGTCATCGCGCTCGACACAGCCGCTCCCGCGACCGACCTGATCGAGTTTTACCGTCGCTGGGGCTATCAGGTGGTTGGTGAATGCGACTGGCGCCCGCGCACAAACTACCCGAGCGTGATCCTGTCCCGACCCATTGCCGAAACCAAGACACTTGATAAGGAATCATAA
- a CDS encoding toxin-antitoxin system HicB family antitoxin, with protein MKKIKASDYIKVVEWSEEDQCFIGSAPPLIGPSCHGKKEENVYRQLCRIVEEWVDLYNKEGRTLPSPGFSKEYSGKFVLRVGSELHHLLAIRAMQEGDSLNNYCARLLKKVAP; from the coding sequence ATGAAAAAGATCAAAGCCAGCGATTACATCAAAGTCGTCGAATGGAGCGAGGAAGACCAATGCTTTATTGGCAGCGCACCTCCGCTGATCGGCCCCAGTTGTCATGGCAAAAAGGAAGAAAACGTCTATCGCCAACTGTGCAGGATCGTCGAAGAGTGGGTTGATCTGTACAACAAGGAAGGCAGGACGCTTCCATCCCCAGGCTTCTCGAAAGAATACAGCGGCAAATTTGTGTTGCGCGTCGGATCGGAACTTCACCATCTTCTGGCCATCCGGGCCATGCAGGAAGGAGACAGTCTGAACAACTACTGCGCAAGATTGCTCAAGAAAGTTGCCCCATAA